One segment of Candidatus Poribacteria bacterium DNA contains the following:
- the dacB gene encoding D-alanyl-D-alanine carboxypeptidase/D-alanyl-D-alanine-endopeptidase, which produces MKTFAIFLFCSALLLSGCGIFTTTPIQTAPPTTPISPLEKLHTDIDAALAEVLFTTASIGIKVVAVETGDVIYEKNSHKLHHPASTTKLFTAATALAKLGSDYRFETTLYADTIVKGAVVGNIYLKGRADPVLQPQDIVKLADDLFQMGVTSIQDNIVVDDTYLDAIWEGPGWMWDDRPLWISALSIREVEPDANKMSRALACGHLLKTALLEKGVNIMGDVVPGTVPSDAYSVAKHLSPPLADILKLMNKPSDNWTAELLFKTIGAEVIGEPGTWKKGRDVVAGFLEEIMDEPPTHRFVDGSGLSRYNLLNAELLTKLLVYMYHNFEMMPEFLSSFPIAGVDGTLKTRMQGVSAEKILRAKTGTLSGVSALAGYTVTADDEVFAFGILISHYVGPARSARDIQDKIGNYLTGFSRFQKAAE; this is translated from the coding sequence ATGAAGACCTTTGCTATTTTTCTATTTTGCAGTGCCCTGTTACTCTCAGGCTGTGGGATATTCACCACCACGCCGATTCAAACCGCACCGCCAACAACTCCTATATCCCCGCTCGAAAAACTACACACCGATATCGATGCCGCTTTGGCGGAAGTGTTGTTCACAACTGCAAGCATTGGTATCAAAGTGGTTGCCGTTGAAACAGGGGACGTAATTTACGAAAAAAACAGCCACAAATTGCACCATCCCGCCTCTACAACAAAACTCTTCACAGCAGCGACTGCCTTAGCGAAATTGGGATCGGACTACCGATTTGAGACAACACTCTATGCGGATACCATTGTGAAGGGTGCAGTCGTAGGAAACATCTATTTAAAAGGCAGGGCTGACCCGGTGCTCCAACCTCAAGACATTGTAAAATTGGCAGATGATCTGTTTCAAATGGGGGTGACGTCGATACAGGATAACATCGTTGTCGACGACACATACCTCGATGCCATTTGGGAAGGTCCAGGGTGGATGTGGGACGATAGACCGTTATGGATCAGTGCTTTGAGTATCCGAGAAGTTGAACCCGATGCAAACAAAATGAGCAGGGCACTTGCCTGTGGACATCTCTTGAAAACTGCCCTTCTGGAAAAAGGCGTTAACATAATGGGTGATGTCGTTCCAGGAACGGTGCCATCAGATGCATATAGTGTCGCCAAGCATCTATCACCGCCGCTCGCCGACATCCTCAAGTTGATGAACAAACCGAGTGACAACTGGACCGCCGAATTGCTTTTTAAAACAATCGGTGCTGAAGTTATCGGTGAACCGGGGACATGGAAAAAGGGGAGAGACGTTGTCGCTGGGTTTTTAGAAGAAATCATGGACGAGCCGCCGACCCATCGGTTCGTGGACGGTTCTGGACTCTCTCGGTACAACCTCCTCAACGCCGAATTGCTTACGAAGTTGCTGGTTTACATGTATCACAATTTCGAGATGATGCCGGAGTTTCTATCATCGTTTCCGATTGCGGGCGTTGATGGCACCTTGAAAACTCGAATGCAAGGCGTGTCCGCCGAAAAGATCCTACGTGCGAAAACAGGGACATTGAGCGGTGTCTCTGCTCTTGCGGGTTATACCGTGACTGCAGACGATGAGGTGTTCGCGTTCGGCATCCTCATCAGTCATTATGTCGGTCCAGCAAGGTCTGCACGGGATATTCAAGATAAGATTGGGAATTATTTGACTGGATTTAGCCGTTTTCAGAAAGCAGCAGAATAA
- a CDS encoding superoxide dismutase has translation MGQRLPPLPYAYDALEPHIDKRTMEIHHGKHHQGYVNKFNAAVAQSHDLMHMSLEGMLRNIERVPKHLRQAVINSGGGHANHTLFWNIMTPGGSKPTGKVAEAIQSTFSSFDAGSEMFVKAAKTHFGSGWAWLVVDENKKLQIYSTSNQDSPLMKGHTPVLGLDVWEHAYYLNYQNRRADYVDAWGKVVNWEQVNTNYLAAMKG, from the coding sequence GTGGGTCAGAGATTACCACCATTACCTTATGCATACGATGCCCTCGAACCCCATATTGACAAACGCACTATGGAAATCCATCACGGAAAACACCATCAAGGCTACGTCAATAAGTTCAACGCGGCGGTCGCACAGAGTCACGATCTGATGCACATGTCGCTTGAAGGCATGCTCCGAAATATCGAAAGGGTGCCGAAGCATCTCCGCCAAGCCGTTATCAACAGCGGCGGTGGACACGCCAACCATACGCTTTTCTGGAACATTATGACCCCGGGGGGCAGTAAACCCACAGGTAAAGTCGCCGAAGCCATTCAATCCACTTTCAGTTCCTTTGATGCCGGCAGCGAAATGTTCGTCAAAGCAGCGAAAACACATTTTGGATCCGGATGGGCGTGGCTTGTCGTTGACGAAAACAAAAAGTTGCAGATTTACTCCACATCGAATCAGGATAGCCCTTTGATGAAGGGGCATACCCCAGTCCTCGGTCTTGATGTCTGGGAACACGCCTACTATCTCAATTATCAGAACCGACGCGCCGATTACGTCGATGCGTGGGGCAAGGTCGTCAATTGGGAACAGGTCAACACCAACTATCTCGCAGCAATGAAGGGATAA
- a CDS encoding citramalate synthase gives MVEFYDTTLRDGSQAEGVAFSVEDKLIIIEALDKLGIRYIEGGYPGSNPKDIEFFKRAKGMALETSTIVPFGSTRYPTYTADTDPNLTALLDTGARTVTIFGKSWRLHATDVLRVTAEENLELIESSVRYLVENGREVIYDAEHFFDGYADDAEYAIETLRAAATGGARCLVLCDTNGGRLPLEIQEGVEVVLSELSLPVGIHTHNDAGMGAANAVLAVQAGATHVQGTFNGYGERCGNANLASIVPTIQLKLGINCLNNTQLQALTSVSRLISELANLPHDERQPYVGRSAFAHKGGLHTDAIRKNRLTYEHIEPEAVGNTQRILVSDQAGRGTIMKKIEKEYPDYDKNSPQVLELFKRLKEAEQEGYQYEAAEASFELLTHKVFNGYESFFESVGFRVIIEQFSDYAMRSEATIKVTTPDGLTAHTAADGDGPVNALDTALRKALEQFYPALQTVRLIDYKVRVLDTKAGTGSKVRVLIEASDGERIWSTVGVSENIISASCEALIDSFEYKLYIDKALIASSHAR, from the coding sequence ATGGTTGAATTTTATGATACGACACTCAGGGATGGCAGCCAAGCAGAAGGCGTGGCGTTTTCTGTTGAAGATAAACTCATCATCATAGAGGCACTCGATAAATTAGGCATTCGCTATATTGAGGGCGGCTATCCTGGTTCCAATCCAAAAGACATAGAATTTTTTAAACGGGCAAAAGGCATGGCACTGGAAACGTCAACGATCGTGCCGTTCGGTAGCACGCGCTATCCTACCTATACCGCCGATACCGATCCAAATCTAACTGCTTTGCTGGATACGGGTGCGAGAACTGTAACGATCTTTGGAAAAAGCTGGCGACTCCATGCCACGGATGTCCTACGCGTCACAGCAGAAGAGAACTTGGAATTAATTGAGAGTTCTGTCCGTTATCTCGTGGAGAATGGTCGCGAAGTTATCTACGATGCCGAACATTTCTTCGATGGTTACGCCGACGATGCCGAATACGCGATAGAGACGCTACGAGCCGCTGCCACTGGTGGCGCGAGGTGCCTCGTCCTCTGTGATACGAATGGCGGCAGATTACCGTTAGAAATTCAGGAAGGTGTCGAAGTCGTCCTCTCCGAGCTGTCGTTGCCTGTCGGTATCCATACCCACAACGACGCAGGAATGGGTGCCGCAAACGCTGTGCTCGCCGTGCAAGCAGGCGCAACCCACGTGCAAGGCACTTTCAACGGCTACGGTGAACGGTGTGGAAACGCAAATCTTGCCTCTATCGTCCCCACAATTCAACTCAAACTCGGAATAAATTGTCTCAATAATACACAATTGCAAGCACTAACAAGCGTGTCCCGACTCATCAGTGAATTGGCAAACCTCCCGCATGACGAGCGTCAACCCTACGTTGGACGTTCCGCATTTGCGCATAAAGGGGGTTTACATACCGATGCCATCCGTAAAAATCGTCTCACCTATGAACATATCGAGCCGGAAGCGGTTGGCAACACACAACGGATTCTCGTTTCCGACCAAGCGGGACGGGGCACTATCATGAAAAAAATCGAGAAGGAGTATCCCGATTACGACAAGAATTCACCACAGGTGCTGGAACTCTTCAAACGCCTCAAAGAGGCGGAACAGGAAGGTTACCAATACGAAGCCGCTGAGGCATCGTTTGAACTCTTGACACATAAGGTCTTCAATGGATACGAATCCTTCTTTGAGTCTGTCGGTTTCCGGGTGATTATCGAACAGTTCAGTGACTACGCCATGCGTTCCGAAGCAACGATAAAGGTTACGACGCCAGACGGTCTTACCGCACATACCGCCGCTGATGGCGATGGACCCGTCAATGCTCTTGATACCGCCCTCCGGAAAGCGCTTGAGCAGTTCTATCCTGCCTTGCAGACAGTCCGACTGATAGATTACAAGGTTCGGGTACTGGATACGAAGGCTGGTACGGGTTCAAAAGTTCGGGTGTTAATTGAGGCGAGCGATGGTGAACGGATTTGGAGTACCGTCGGTGTTTCAGAGAATATTATCTCCGCAAGTTGCGAGGCACTGATAGATAGTTTCGAGTATAAACTCTATATAGATAAAGCCCTTATCGCTTCATCTCATGCCAGATAA
- a CDS encoding phytanoyl-CoA dioxygenase family protein: protein MKITDAQKQQFQEEGYFILENVIPESLLELLRGECGTFISQMDADMDRQDTDVLGINHRNKRYFVSNCFRKQPKLREFLFSDLMAEVCRATLGDTAYLFWEQYVVKGAEAGMKFSWHQDSGYVGYPDHKPYLTCWCALDDMSEENGTVYVMPFSHIGIRSWVKHVREEGSNDMVGYFGPEKGVPAIVPAGSIVAFTSINFHCSGTNYTPNLRRAYLAQYSAEPLLAHDGSRLWGNAEPLLRDGKSVVGYPPPDIESRFD, encoded by the coding sequence ATGAAGATAACCGATGCACAGAAACAACAATTCCAAGAGGAAGGCTATTTCATTTTAGAGAATGTGATCCCAGAATCGCTGCTGGAGCTGCTCCGCGGTGAATGTGGAACCTTTATCAGTCAGATGGACGCCGATATGGACCGACAGGATACAGATGTCCTCGGCATCAACCATCGCAATAAACGCTATTTCGTCTCAAATTGCTTCAGGAAACAACCGAAACTTCGCGAATTCCTATTCAGCGATTTAATGGCAGAGGTCTGTCGTGCGACCTTGGGAGATACGGCGTATCTTTTCTGGGAACAGTATGTCGTCAAAGGTGCAGAAGCGGGGATGAAGTTCAGTTGGCACCAGGATTCGGGCTACGTCGGTTATCCCGACCATAAGCCGTATCTTACCTGTTGGTGTGCGCTTGATGATATGTCCGAAGAGAACGGAACCGTCTATGTAATGCCATTCTCGCACATCGGCATCCGCTCTTGGGTGAAGCATGTCCGTGAAGAGGGAAGCAACGATATGGTGGGCTACTTCGGACCGGAAAAGGGAGTGCCTGCGATTGTGCCGGCAGGGAGCATTGTCGCATTCACGAGCATCAACTTCCACTGCAGCGGTACAAACTACACGCCTAACCTGCGGCGTGCGTATCTTGCTCAGTATTCCGCAGAACCGCTCCTCGCACACGACGGGAGTCGCTTGTGGGGCAACGCAGAGCCATTGCTACGTGATGGAAAATCTGTTGTCGGATATCCGCCGCCAGATATAGAATCTCGGTTTGATTAG
- the mazG gene encoding nucleoside triphosphate pyrophosphohydrolase, translating into MEKKMFEELVDVIATLRGENGCPWDREQTHESLKSTLVEETYETLEAIDAGDPRKLKEELGDLLLNVMLQAQIATEHQDFDIYAVIQTLTEKLIRRHPHVFGEVNVEDSNEVVKNWEAIKRQEAGYEDRESVLDGIPNALPMLLRAQKIQNRAARVGFDWDKLTDVVAKVDEELEEVKASIRADKPEAISMELGDLFFAIVNLCRFMEIQAEETLRAANRKFVTRFKWMEAELERRGTSFEAQDLESLDAIWEEAKKAEVDGNLGS; encoded by the coding sequence ATGGAAAAAAAAATGTTTGAGGAACTTGTGGATGTCATAGCGACATTAAGAGGTGAGAACGGATGTCCGTGGGATAGGGAACAGACACATGAAAGTCTGAAATCCACACTCGTTGAGGAAACCTACGAGACACTTGAAGCGATCGATGCGGGCGACCCGAGAAAATTGAAAGAGGAATTGGGTGATCTCCTACTGAACGTTATGCTCCAAGCACAGATCGCGACGGAACATCAGGATTTTGACATCTACGCCGTGATTCAAACGCTCACGGAGAAACTCATTCGGCGACATCCGCACGTCTTTGGCGAGGTCAATGTTGAGGATTCGAACGAGGTCGTGAAAAACTGGGAAGCAATTAAACGTCAAGAGGCAGGCTACGAGGATCGGGAATCGGTGCTTGACGGGATTCCGAACGCACTTCCGATGCTTCTCCGCGCCCAGAAAATACAGAACCGAGCAGCGCGGGTCGGTTTCGATTGGGATAAACTCACCGACGTTGTCGCCAAGGTCGATGAGGAACTCGAAGAGGTCAAGGCAAGTATCCGTGCAGATAAACCGGAAGCAATTTCGATGGAACTCGGGGATCTCTTCTTTGCTATCGTCAATCTGTGCCGCTTTATGGAGATCCAAGCCGAGGAAACACTGCGGGCGGCGAACCGTAAGTTTGTAACACGCTTTAAATGGATGGAAGCGGAATTGGAACGCCGCGGCACCAGTTTTGAAGCACAAGACTTAGAGAGTCTTGATGCAATCTGGGAAGAAGCGAAAAAGGCGGAAGTTGATGGGAACCTCGGTTCGTAG
- a CDS encoding sulfite oxidase, translated as MERRDFLRQSGLTLTGLLLSPWAVYAFPSREGEVLIPFTDQPPESSSERVLLDWNQLDSFITPNDKFFNVSHYGTPEVDLATWKLEVSGLVENPLMLTIEDIKARPRQEVTFTLECSGNHGFPTFTGGIGNAKWAGTPLAPILKEAGIRENGIEVIFFGHDVGEEERRDVKMRQNFARSMAVEDALQDTNLLCYEMNGEPLPHPNGAPLRLIAPGWYGIACVKWLKRIEIRDTRFMGRFMGRDYVTIREEKRADGESVWMETSVGRTKLKSLAAKVTRIGDKYRIYGAAWGAPIQTVEVSIDGGAWQKATIDPEEDAEFAWKIWHLDWSSPSKGEHTVVSRAVDTMGNIQPAGDSDYITGKHTYWESNGQVVRQVNIE; from the coding sequence ATGGAGCGTAGAGATTTTTTGCGACAGAGCGGTTTAACGCTTACCGGGTTGCTGCTCAGTCCGTGGGCAGTCTACGCCTTCCCAAGTCGCGAGGGTGAAGTGCTGATCCCCTTTACCGATCAGCCGCCTGAATCGTCTTCAGAGCGTGTTTTACTGGATTGGAATCAACTCGATTCCTTTATCACGCCGAACGATAAATTCTTCAATGTATCGCACTACGGCACACCTGAAGTGGATCTCGCGACGTGGAAACTGGAAGTAAGCGGATTGGTTGAGAATCCGTTGATGCTCACAATTGAGGACATCAAAGCACGTCCCCGACAGGAGGTCACCTTTACGTTGGAATGCTCCGGCAACCACGGGTTTCCAACGTTCACGGGTGGTATCGGCAACGCGAAATGGGCAGGGACACCCCTCGCACCGATCCTCAAAGAAGCCGGTATCCGAGAGAACGGGATTGAGGTCATCTTCTTTGGACACGATGTCGGGGAAGAGGAACGACGCGATGTAAAGATGCGCCAGAATTTTGCACGAAGCATGGCCGTTGAAGACGCGCTACAGGACACCAACCTCCTCTGCTATGAGATGAACGGTGAACCGTTACCACACCCGAACGGTGCTCCGCTACGCTTGATTGCCCCTGGCTGGTACGGCATTGCGTGCGTCAAATGGCTCAAGCGCATTGAGATACGCGACACTCGATTTATGGGAAGATTCATGGGGCGTGATTATGTCACGATACGCGAGGAAAAACGTGCTGACGGTGAATCCGTCTGGATGGAGACTTCGGTCGGCAGGACGAAGTTGAAATCGTTGGCGGCAAAGGTAACCCGCATCGGCGATAAATACCGTATCTATGGAGCTGCATGGGGTGCTCCGATCCAAACGGTTGAAGTGAGTATTGATGGTGGTGCATGGCAGAAGGCAACGATAGACCCGGAAGAGGACGCCGAATTCGCCTGGAAAATCTGGCATCTCGACTGGAGCAGCCCGTCAAAAGGTGAACACACCGTCGTCTCCAGAGCGGTTGATACGATGGGAAATATCCAACCCGCAGGTGATTCTGACTACATCACTGGAAAACACACCTATTGGGAGAGCAACGGTCAGGTCGTCCGCCAGGTCAATATCGAGTAG
- a CDS encoding nicotinate-nicotinamide nucleotide adenylyltransferase: MAHSLLDLLIQKCENHPDYERYTELFNRLDPTASPQIELVHRADPSISEPGKKLGLFSGSFNPLTLAHAKMIEDTITEYQLDELLLLLAKANVDKTVFGLPLAARLLTLKRYTKNREKFSVGVSSHGRYIDKVNALKAILPPKTEFHFIVGYDTLVRIFDPKYYTDFHAELGELFVDARFIVANRAEADIKTIASFMDQSKIRQYAAYVSCLLLPDVYAYMSSTEVRELLKRGEAIEHLVPPSILTMLD, from the coding sequence ATGGCACACTCACTATTGGACCTGTTGATACAAAAGTGTGAAAACCACCCGGATTATGAACGGTACACCGAACTTTTTAATCGGTTGGATCCAACAGCATCGCCGCAGATAGAACTGGTGCACCGTGCAGACCCATCAATCTCTGAACCCGGTAAGAAACTCGGCCTTTTTTCGGGTTCTTTCAACCCGTTGACGCTCGCACATGCCAAAATGATTGAGGATACAATTACTGAATACCAGTTGGATGAACTGCTCCTACTGCTTGCGAAGGCGAATGTGGATAAAACGGTGTTCGGCTTACCACTTGCCGCAAGGCTCTTGACACTCAAACGGTACACGAAGAACCGAGAAAAATTTTCTGTCGGTGTGTCGAGCCACGGTAGGTATATTGATAAAGTCAACGCTTTGAAAGCTATTTTACCACCAAAGACCGAGTTCCACTTTATCGTTGGATACGATACCCTCGTCAGGATCTTCGACCCGAAATACTACACAGATTTCCACGCTGAATTGGGAGAACTCTTTGTAGATGCGCGTTTCATTGTTGCGAACCGAGCAGAGGCAGATATTAAGACAATAGCGTCCTTCATGGACCAATCGAAAATCCGCCAATATGCCGCCTACGTTTCATGTCTTCTACTGCCTGATGTTTACGCGTATATGTCCTCAACAGAGGTACGTGAACTCTTAAAGCGCGGAGAAGCCATTGAACACCTCGTCCCACCCAGCATTCTTACGATGCTTGACTAA
- a CDS encoding SDR family NAD(P)-dependent oxidoreductase — translation MKYLVTGCAGFIGWRVTEFLLEAGHTVVGIDNLNASYDTRVKQWRLEQLEGTPNFHCHLSDICDRETLKTIFKEASTRDTSTFDAVINLAARAGVRHSVEDPWIYQDTNVTGTLNLLDLCREFEVKKFVLASTSSLYGDNNPLPFSEEANTDGPLSPYAASKKGAEAICHSYHHLHGIDVTIFRFFTVYGPAGRPDMSAFRFVHWISAGKPVTVYGDGKESSRDYTYLDDIARGVIAGLKPLGYEVINLGSDSPIVLIDTIRLIEELVGRKAELVHQPFHPADARATWADIRKAEKLLGWRPQVSFREGITALVEWYQTNREWARHIETGF, via the coding sequence ATGAAATATCTCGTTACGGGTTGCGCCGGATTTATTGGATGGAGAGTGACGGAATTCTTGCTGGAGGCTGGTCACACCGTTGTTGGGATCGATAACTTAAATGCCTCGTATGACACACGGGTCAAGCAGTGGAGGCTTGAGCAACTCGAAGGCACCCCAAATTTCCACTGTCACCTTTCAGACATTTGTGATCGGGAAACATTGAAGACAATATTCAAAGAGGCATCCACGAGGGATACTTCTACATTTGACGCGGTGATTAACCTCGCAGCGCGTGCGGGTGTAAGGCATTCTGTTGAGGATCCCTGGATATATCAGGATACAAACGTGACGGGCACGCTGAACTTACTGGATTTGTGCCGCGAATTTGAAGTGAAGAAATTTGTGTTGGCTTCCACGTCAAGCCTCTACGGAGACAATAATCCACTTCCGTTCAGTGAAGAGGCAAACACAGACGGACCGTTATCTCCATACGCCGCCTCAAAAAAAGGTGCTGAAGCGATCTGCCACAGTTACCATCATCTCCACGGCATCGACGTGACAATCTTCCGTTTTTTCACTGTGTATGGACCCGCTGGTAGACCCGATATGAGCGCGTTTCGGTTCGTGCATTGGATTAGCGCGGGGAAACCGGTTACTGTCTATGGCGATGGCAAAGAATCCTCACGAGATTATACCTATCTGGATGACATAGCAAGAGGCGTAATTGCGGGGCTGAAACCCCTCGGATACGAGGTGATTAATCTCGGTTCCGATAGTCCCATTGTGCTTATCGATACGATTCGGTTGATAGAGGAACTGGTCGGTAGAAAAGCCGAACTCGTACACCAACCGTTTCATCCGGCGGATGCCCGCGCCACGTGGGCAGATATCCGAAAAGCGGAAAAACTTTTAGGGTGGCGTCCACAAGTCAGTTTTCGTGAAGGCATTACTGCCCTTGTAGAATGGTATCAGACGAATCGGGAATGGGCAAGGCACATCGAGACAGGTTTTTAA
- a CDS encoding redoxin domain-containing protein — MKLLIVIATSVALFGMLAAFADETSETAPPKVGDTAPDWTLQDAEEKEYTLKKLRGKVVFLIMGNRKIREEDDKWAEAFQKAYGENEQVVAYIIGDLRSVPGFIPKRFIRSQLKKNPPPVGFLLDWKGDVHKRYQTEEKKPTLYLISQKGIITFHRKSDFEPEIHAELKKEIDRLLTIPKTKEK; from the coding sequence ATGAAACTACTTATCGTTATTGCCACCAGCGTTGCTCTTTTCGGGATGCTCGCGGCTTTTGCCGATGAAACATCAGAGACAGCACCGCCGAAAGTGGGCGACACAGCACCGGATTGGACGCTCCAAGACGCTGAGGAAAAGGAGTATACCCTGAAGAAGTTGCGCGGTAAAGTCGTTTTCCTCATCATGGGCAATCGCAAGATTCGGGAAGAAGATGACAAGTGGGCAGAGGCATTTCAGAAGGCGTACGGAGAGAACGAACAGGTCGTTGCCTATATCATTGGTGATTTACGGAGCGTTCCCGGGTTCATACCGAAACGGTTTATCAGGAGCCAACTGAAGAAAAATCCGCCCCCTGTGGGATTCCTGCTGGATTGGAAAGGGGACGTACATAAGCGGTATCAGACAGAAGAAAAGAAGCCGACGCTCTACCTCATCTCACAGAAAGGCATCATTACCTTCCATCGAAAATCGGATTTTGAGCCAGAAATTCACGCCGAACTTAAAAAAGAAATCGACAGACTTTTAACAATACCAAAGACAAAAGAGAAATAA
- a CDS encoding peptidase A2A, whose product MARVRFARVRRLIVLSLEVGGINGNDSDLLPVALDTGASNTTIPPKVATALGYDLSTPKQEVEIITGGGIVSAKIITVRKLTALGQTVEDIDVLCHDLPENSIIDGLLGMNFLEHFDIDISFSTGTIELHPH is encoded by the coding sequence ATGGCACGTGTCCGTTTTGCTCGCGTACGTCGGTTGATCGTTCTCAGTCTTGAAGTTGGCGGCATCAACGGAAACGATTCTGATTTGCTGCCTGTGGCTTTAGATACTGGTGCCTCAAATACAACTATTCCACCAAAAGTCGCCACCGCTTTAGGATACGATTTATCAACTCCGAAGCAAGAAGTAGAAATTATCACCGGGGGCGGCATTGTTTCAGCGAAAATTATTACCGTTCGTAAATTAACCGCCCTTGGACAAACTGTTGAGGATATTGATGTCTTGTGTCACGATTTACCTGAAAATTCAATAATAGATGGCCTGTTAGGCATGAACTTTCTGGAACATTTTGATATCGATATCTCATTCTCCACTGGAACAATTGAACTTCATCCACACTGA